A single Fusobacterium simiae DNA region contains:
- a CDS encoding TRAP transporter large permease, translating to MEALYPIIVLFILFFLNIPIAFALMGSALFYFIFLNTTMSMDMVIQQFVTSVESFPYLAVPFFIMVGSVMNYSGISEELMNMAEVLAGHMKGGLAQVNCLLSAMMGGISGSANADAAMESKILVPEMIKKGFSKEFSAAVTAASSAVSPVIPPGTNLILYALIANVPVGDMFLAGYTPGILMTVSMMITVYIISKKRGYNPSRERMARPIEILKQAIKSIWALAIPFGIIMGMRIGVFTPTEAGGVAVFFCFLVGFFVYRKLKLHHIPIILMETVKSTGAVMIIIASAKVFGYYMTLERIPQFITNSLMNFTDNKLVLLMVINLLLLFVGMFIEGGAALVILAPLLVPAVKALGVDPLHFGVIFIVNIMIGGLTPPFGSMMFTVCSIVGVRLEGFIKEVWPFIVALLVVLLVVTYSEPIALFIPNLLR from the coding sequence ATGGAAGCTTTATATCCAATAATAGTGTTGTTTATATTATTCTTTTTAAATATCCCAATAGCTTTTGCTTTAATGGGATCAGCATTATTTTATTTTATATTTTTAAATACAACTATGTCTATGGATATGGTTATACAACAATTTGTAACATCAGTTGAATCTTTCCCTTATTTAGCTGTACCATTTTTTATAATGGTAGGTTCTGTAATGAACTATTCAGGAATAAGTGAAGAACTTATGAATATGGCAGAAGTTTTAGCTGGACATATGAAAGGTGGACTTGCACAAGTAAACTGTTTATTAAGTGCGATGATGGGAGGAATATCTGGTTCTGCAAATGCTGATGCTGCTATGGAATCTAAAATTTTAGTACCAGAAATGATAAAAAAAGGATTTTCAAAAGAATTTTCAGCAGCAGTTACAGCAGCTTCTTCAGCTGTTAGCCCTGTTATACCACCAGGAACAAATTTAATTCTTTATGCTTTGATTGCAAATGTGCCTGTTGGAGATATGTTTTTAGCAGGTTATACACCAGGTATACTTATGACAGTTTCAATGATGATAACTGTTTATATAATTTCTAAAAAAAGAGGTTATAATCCTTCAAGAGAAAGGATGGCAAGACCTATTGAAATACTAAAACAGGCTATAAAATCAATTTGGGCTTTGGCTATTCCTTTTGGTATTATAATGGGAATGAGAATAGGAGTATTTACTCCAACAGAGGCAGGAGGGGTGGCTGTATTTTTCTGTTTTTTAGTTGGATTTTTTGTATATAGAAAATTAAAACTTCATCATATTCCTATAATATTAATGGAAACTGTTAAAAGTACAGGAGCAGTTATGATAATAATTGCTTCAGCAAAAGTTTTTGGTTATTATATGACACTTGAAAGAATACCACAATTTATAACTAATTCTTTAATGAATTTTACAGATAATAAGCTTGTGTTATTAATGGTAATAAATTTACTTCTATTATTTGTTGGAATGTTTATAGAAGGGGGAGCTGCTCTTGTTATACTTGCTCCACTTTTAGTGCCAGCAGTAAAAGCCCTAGGTGTAGATCCATTACACTTTGGAGTAATATTCATAGTTAATATAATGATAGGAGGTTTGACTCCGCCATTTGGTTCAATGATGTTTACTGTGTGTTCTATAGTTGGAGTACGACTAGAAGGGTTTATAAAAGAAGTATGGCCATTTATAGTTGCTCTTTTAGTTGTTTTACTTGTAGTGACGTATTCAGAACCAATAGCATTATTTATACCAAATTTATTGAGATAG
- a CDS encoding TRAP transporter small permease: MKDFIKKFELYIGSIFISITTVVVIMNVFTRYFLKFTYFWSEEIAVGCFVWTIFLGTAAAYREKGLIGVEAIVVLLPEKIRNIVEFLTYILLTILSGLMCIFSFTYVMSSSKITAALELSYGYINFSIVISFALMTLYSIIFTYQSFKKTFLNKSN; encoded by the coding sequence ATGAAAGATTTTATAAAGAAATTTGAGTTATATATAGGAAGTATTTTCATTAGTATAACAACTGTTGTAGTTATAATGAATGTATTTACAAGATATTTCTTAAAATTTACATATTTTTGGTCAGAAGAAATTGCAGTTGGCTGCTTTGTTTGGACAATATTTTTAGGAACTGCTGCTGCATATAGAGAAAAAGGACTAATTGGTGTTGAAGCAATAGTAGTTCTTTTACCTGAAAAGATTAGAAATATTGTAGAGTTTTTGACTTATATATTATTAACTATTCTAAGTGGACTTATGTGTATATTTAGTTTTACATATGTGATGTCTTCTTCAAAAATAACAGCAGCTTTGGAACTTTCTTATGGTTATATAAACTTTTCAATTGTAATAAGTTTTGCTCTTATGACCTTATATTCAATAATTTTCACATATCAAAGTTTTAAAAAAACATTTTTAAATAAAAGTAACTAA
- a CDS encoding flavin reductase family protein, whose protein sequence is MKKRKINVFDYSTEILKALSKGILLTVKGDKKVNSMVISWGHLGIEWNKLIFITYVRENRYTKAVLDKTSDFTINIPLSKMDAKIFTVCGTKSGRNVDKIKETNLTLIDSEIVSSPAIKELPITLECKVLYKQKQVLENLPEEIVKRDYPQDIDGTAIGANRDIHTAYYGEIVAAYIIED, encoded by the coding sequence ATGAAAAAAAGGAAAATTAATGTTTTTGATTATTCAACTGAAATTTTAAAGGCTTTATCAAAAGGAATACTCTTGACCGTTAAAGGTGATAAAAAAGTAAATTCTATGGTTATAAGCTGGGGACACTTAGGAATAGAGTGGAATAAACTAATTTTTATCACTTATGTTAGAGAAAATAGATATACAAAAGCTGTTTTAGATAAAACCTCAGATTTCACTATAAATATTCCACTTAGCAAAATGGATGCAAAAATATTTACTGTATGTGGTACAAAAAGTGGTAGAAATGTAGATAAGATAAAAGAAACTAATTTAACTTTAATAGATTCTGAAATAGTATCTTCTCCTGCTATAAAAGAATTACCAATTACTTTGGAGTGTAAAGTTTTATATAAACAAAAGCAAGTTTTAGAAAATTTGCCAGAAGAAATTGTGAAAAGAGATTATCCTCAAGATATAGATGGAACTGCTATTGGAGCAAATAGAGATATTCATACTGCTTACTATGGAGAAATAGTTGCAGCTTATATTATTGAAGACTAA
- the dctP gene encoding C4-dicarboxylate TRAP transporter substrate-binding protein, with the protein MKKVLSLIFLSLLTLALVACGGKKEEATKEGGEAKQEARVIKVTTKFVDDEQTAKSLVKVVDAINKRSNGSLELQLFTSGTLPIGKDGMEQVANGSDWILVDGVNFLGDYVPDYNAVTGPMLYQTFEEYLRMVRTPLVQDLNAQALEKGIKVLSLDWLFGFRNIEAKKPIKTPEDMKGLKLRVPTSQLYTFTIEAMGGNPVAMPYPDTYAALQQGVIDGLEGSILSFYGTKQYENVKEYSLTRHLLGVSAVCISKKCWDSLTDEERTIIQEEFDKGAEDNLNETVKLEDEYAQKLKDNGVTFHEVDAEAFNKAVAPVYEKFPKWTPGIYDKIMENLTQIREDIKNGK; encoded by the coding sequence ATGAAAAAGGTTTTATCTTTGATTTTCTTATCACTTCTTACTTTAGCGTTAGTTGCTTGTGGTGGAAAAAAAGAGGAAGCTACTAAAGAGGGTGGAGAAGCAAAACAAGAAGCAAGAGTAATTAAGGTTACAACAAAATTTGTTGATGATGAACAAACAGCAAAATCATTAGTAAAAGTTGTAGATGCTATCAATAAAAGAAGTAATGGAAGTTTAGAATTACAATTATTTACAAGTGGGACTTTACCAATTGGTAAAGATGGTATGGAACAAGTTGCAAATGGTTCAGATTGGATATTAGTTGATGGTGTAAATTTCTTAGGAGATTATGTTCCTGATTATAATGCAGTTACAGGACCTATGTTGTATCAAACATTTGAGGAATATTTAAGAATGGTTAGAACTCCATTAGTTCAAGACTTAAATGCACAAGCTCTTGAAAAAGGAATTAAAGTATTATCTTTGGATTGGCTATTTGGATTTAGAAACATTGAAGCTAAAAAACCTATAAAAACCCCAGAAGATATGAAAGGGTTAAAATTAAGAGTTCCTACTAGTCAATTATATACATTTACTATAGAAGCTATGGGAGGAAATCCAGTTGCAATGCCTTATCCAGATACTTATGCAGCATTACAACAAGGTGTTATAGATGGACTAGAAGGTTCTATTTTAAGTTTCTATGGAACAAAACAATATGAAAATGTTAAAGAATATTCTTTAACTCGTCATTTACTTGGGGTTTCAGCAGTATGTATTTCAAAAAAATGTTGGGATAGTCTAACTGATGAAGAAAGAACAATAATTCAAGAAGAATTTGATAAAGGTGCTGAAGACAACTTGAATGAAACTGTAAAATTAGAAGATGAATATGCACAAAAATTAAAAGACAATGGAGTTACTTTCCATGAGGTTGATGCAGAAGCATTTAATAAAGCAGTTGCACCAGTTTATGAAAAATTTCCTAAATGGACTCCTGGTATTTATGATAAAATTATGGAAAATCTTACTCAAATCAGAGAAGATATTAAAAATGGAAAATAA
- a CDS encoding HAD-IIA family hydrolase: MEKLENIKCYLLDMDGTIYLGNELIDGAKEFLEKLKEKNIKYIFLTNNSSKNKDKYVEKLNRLGIKAHREDVFSSGEATTIYLNKKKKRAKIFLLGTKDLEDEFEKAGFELVKEREKNIDFVVLGFDTTLTYEKLWIACEYIANGIEYIATHPDFNCPLENGKFMPDAGSMIAFIRASTGKEPIVIGKPNSHIIDIIMEKYNLKKSELAIVGDRLYTDIKSGIDNGLTSILVMSGETDKKMLDKTIYKPDYIFNSVKELKEKIK, translated from the coding sequence ATGGAAAAATTAGAAAATATTAAATGTTATTTACTTGATATGGATGGAACTATTTATTTGGGAAATGAACTGATAGATGGAGCAAAAGAATTTTTAGAAAAATTAAAAGAAAAAAATATAAAATATATATTTTTAACAAACAATTCTTCAAAAAATAAAGATAAATACGTTGAAAAGCTAAATAGATTAGGTATAAAAGCTCATAGAGAAGATGTTTTTAGTTCAGGAGAAGCAACTACAATCTATTTGAATAAAAAGAAAAAAAGAGCAAAGATTTTTTTATTGGGAACTAAAGATTTAGAAGATGAATTTGAAAAAGCTGGCTTTGAATTAGTAAAAGAAAGAGAAAAAAACATTGATTTTGTAGTTTTAGGTTTTGATACAACTTTAACTTATGAAAAATTATGGATAGCTTGTGAATATATTGCAAATGGAATTGAGTATATAGCAACTCATCCTGATTTTAATTGTCCTTTAGAAAATGGAAAATTTATGCCTGATGCTGGTTCAATGATAGCATTTATAAGAGCTTCAACGGGGAAAGAGCCAATAGTTATAGGAAAACCTAATAGTCACATTATAGATATAATTATGGAAAAATATAATCTAAAAAAATCTGAACTTGCAATAGTTGGAGATAGACTATATACAGATATTAAAAGTGGAATAGATAATGGTTTAACTTCTATTTTAGTTATGAGTGGTGAAACTGATAAAAAAATGTTAGATAAAACTATTTATAAACCTGATTATATTTTTAATTCTGTAAAAGAATTAAAAGAAAAAATAAAATAA
- a CDS encoding YMGG-like glycine zipper-containing protein, whose product MKKISLVILVLAGILVGCTHTEKTATGGAVAGAAVGALLGNDARSTAVGAAIGGALGAGAGELTKNK is encoded by the coding sequence ATGAAAAAAATATCATTAGTTATTTTAGTGTTAGCAGGAATTCTAGTAGGATGCACACATACAGAAAAAACAGCAACAGGAGGTGCTGTAGCAGGGGCTGCTGTTGGGGCTTTATTAGGTAATGATGCTAGATCTACTGCTGTTGGAGCTGCAATAGGTGGTGCTTTAGGAGCAGGAGCTGGAGAATTGACAAAAAATAAATAA